In Jaculus jaculus isolate mJacJac1 chromosome 2, mJacJac1.mat.Y.cur, whole genome shotgun sequence, the genomic window CCTCCCGGAAGGACAGTTTCTCTCCTCTCCGCCCTCTTtactctttcttttgctttcttgcaCTAGTATGTGCAACCgcccctttcctctccttccctatccctctcttctccctcccctccccttgtcTCTCTGGTGCATgtaaccccttccttcctctctttctgcccccttctaCCACTATcccattacaataaagtcttagatCCAAGAAACTGTCCCTCATGATCTTCCGTTGTGAACCATGAAACCAAACGCCCTTAACTGCCGTCTAACTGCACCTACAAACACCATCGTTGCTTTGAGTGACACAAATCTGATGCCAGATTCATTACACTCATCTTCAGGcaggtaagtgtgtgtgtgtgtgtgtgattaaagGTTCAACTTCGGCTCCACAGCCTATTCCTAACtttgtgtttgcctttttttcttttttaaggtagggtcttgctctagctcaggctgaccttgaattcactatctagtctcgaactcatggtgatcctcctacctctgcctcccaagtgctgggatcaaaggcgtgtgtcatagattgcctttttaaaaatttttattttttgaggcaaggccttatgtagcccaggatggcctcaaatttccAACATcatcaaggatggccttgaactcttgatcctccttggCTGCTtcttcagtgttgggattacggatgtgcaccaccacagcaagTTTACACAGTGCTGGGGACGGAACACAGGGCTTTGGGCTTGTTAGCCAAGCACGCTACAATCTGAACTGCATGCGCTGCTCTCCAGTGCCCTTTTGTGCTGGGAATGGCCTCGCACACATGCTTCTCAAATATTCTACCACGGAACCATGCTCCCGACTCTGCCTCATCTCTTAAAGAGTCTCCATTctctgcctggagagatggcttagtggtcaaggcatttgcctgcaaagccaaaggacccaggtttgattccccaggacccacgtaaaccagatgcacaaagtggcccatgcatgtggagttcttttgcagtggctgaaggccctggtgcgcccagtgtctcctctgtctgtctctctctccctctccctctctctctgcctgtttctcctctcaaataaatgaaatgagagtttaaaaaagattctccattctgtcttcctcattctctgcatgccctttgtctttctccccacccctctgtgTTTCAGGaatgtttcctcttcttttcctgcCCTCATTCAGGGGCACCCGTCTCCCCTGGCCCCAGAGACCCGCCCCACCTCAATGCCACTGACCCTGTGCGGGCAAAATTGGCCCAGTATCTCATTAGTCGCTGAGCAAAGATTCTCTCCTCCATGGTGTAGTTCAGTGAGGGATCCAGGGGGAGCCCAAAGATGAATTCGATTTCGTAGCCGTGGGGCACTCCCATCCAGAGGGGCCAGGACAGTGTGGAGGCACGGTGTTCAAAGACATAGGCATAAACACGGGCCCCCTGGGCAGCCAGTCGCCCAGCCAGCTGAGCCACGGGACACACGACGTTGTGGTCGCCCACCACGGCGCTCATGGCGTCCCTCAGACGTGCGGGGTCCTCGGGGTGCAGCCAGTCTGTGTAATGCAGGACCACGGCCTCGGCGGCCAGGTCACTGGCTTGAGGGACTCCAACTCGCACCCCAGCCAGGAACTGGGCCCGGCTGATGAGAGATTCGTTGTCTTTGCTGAAGCCTGGGGCCCCGTAAACCAGAAAATAGGAGCCCTCATCCTTCACCACACCCACCAgcacctgggggtgggggtgggggacacgaTGGCAGGATGCAGCACAGACAGACAGGAACAGATGGACAAAGAGCCAGAGAGATAGGAACCGTTACGGAGCCAGAATTATGAAGGAAGGGTAGAGATTGGGGAAAGggaatggaaaacaaacaaacaaaaaacaaaaaacaaaaaaaaaaaaaaaggaagaaagaaaatatatacccAGTTCCTTTCTTGCCCCATGACCCCCCTGGGATCTCAGcccccagggagggagggagggtgtagCTTTAGGACCCACAAACCGGGACCTCTGAGAGTGGGTCAGGAGAAGCCCTCATGCCTGGGTccctggggagagggaagggttgGGTGAGAGCCAGAAGGACCAGCGGCACCCCCCCCACCAGCCACTAGTCACCTGCAGGCCTTGGAAATCTCCAGCATTGATGAGGGCCTCGGGAGTGTCGCTGAGGAAGTCCCCATCCACCACGGGCACGAAGGAAAACCGGAAGATGCTTTCCTGAGGCAGCACGTGCCACTCGTGGTCCACCAGGTCCTGAGCTGGCCGCGTGCGCAGGCAGGCTACCAGCTCTGTGTCATTGCCACCGGCGCCACCTGGGGGACAGCCCACGAGGCGGGCCAGCAGGGTGGCCCTGCGACGGGCCTCTCCCACGCCCACAGTAGCCCAGGGCCCATTGGGTGTGCCACTCATCAGGATGACCCTGTGGAAGAGGCTCCGGCTGGGCGGGGACAGCAGGTGCATGCCGATGGAGGCGGCGCCCGCGCTCTCCCCGAAGAGAGTCACCGCCAGTGGGTCCCCTCCGAAGGCCGCCACATTCTCCTGCACCCACTGCAACGCAAGCCTCTGATCCAGCAGACCCACATTGCCCGGGGCTTCCCGGCTGCCCGGCAGGGTCAGGAAGCCAAAGGCTCCCACTCGGTAGTTCATCGATACCAGCACGGTcccctcagcctgggccaggaagCGGCCATCGTACACATCCAGGGAGGATGCCCCACTGTAGAAACCACCCCCGTAGACCCAGACGAGGACTGGAGTGGGGGACACGGGCCGAGGGTATGGTGTCCACACGTTGAGGTACAGGCAGTCCTCACTCAGCTCACGGTTGGGGTTCCACATCTCGGTACCCTCAAATCCAGGGTACAGGGTGTCTACATATTGGTAGCAGACCTTCTGGAAGGTCGTGGCATCCAACACTCCTGACCAAGGTCTCTTGGGCTCGGGTGGCAGAAATCGACGAGGGCCCACCGGCGGCTCAGCAAAGGGGATCCCCAGAAATGCAGAGACCAGGCCCCCAGGAGCCTTTAGGCGGATGCCCCTGAGCTGGCCCCCACGGACCCTCACCAGCAGCTCTGGATCCTCTCTGCCCTCGACCCCTGTCCCTCCTcccaggagggagaggaggaggaggaggagtggagAGGCCAGGGAGGGCGTGTGCAGGGGAGGCCACAGGGCCCTCATGACTGCCAGGACTGGTGGGTGTCTGTTGGGAGAAAGAAAGGCGAAGGGTGAGCGCTGGAGGCAGCTAGGAGGGAGATTAAGTAACAGTCTTGCCCGAAGGTTATCACGGAGCTGCAGAGAAGGTGGGGCAGGCTGCAAAGGGGAGGGGAAAAATGGGGCCCGGCCGAGGAGACAGGCCAAGGCAAGgacacaggcagacagacaagAGGGGACAGAGACCAGACACATACCAAGACAAACGCAGGGAACACAGATAAGACCTGTTAAGACATACTCCCTCCTGCTCAGCAGGCCCAAAGACCACCCCGTACCCCCTCACCTCCTTCCCTTGCTTGTGTGGCTTGGGCTGGGACCCTCTGCCTTTAGTGCAGGGTGGCAAGACCGCAGTCCAAGAACAGGCCACAGGACAGGGGCGGGGCCCTCCTGGACGGGCGGGGCCCTCCCCGAGCTTGCAGCCTTAAGCAAGCACAACCTAAGCCTCTCTTGGGTTGGCCAAAGCCAGGGCCCTGGGGGAGTGGGTTGGGCATCTAAAGAATTGGGAGTTCCAAGTCCTGCGGGCACCCCCAAATCCTGCTTAGTCTACATACGCCCTGCCTCACCCTGCCCTGCCTCATCTTCATCCTAGCACAGCACGTTGGTACCCGTCGCTTCCCATCAGCCGCACCCCTCTCGTCTCAGCTTCAGTTAACTGGCTCTCCAGGCCCTGGCGGCCCCCCAAATAGGACTCAGGCAAGCCCTCGTCTGGCCGATGCTGCAGTACACATTGCCGCCAGCCGGGGGCAGTAAAGACCGAGAAAAGGACCGAGCTCTACCCTCCCCGAGTCTTGGAGCATCGAGCTTGGGGTGGGAGGGGGTGGTCTTGGGGGATCGTGAGGATCGCCGAGGGGGCCTGAAGGGCGAGCCAGGATGCTTGTGTTCCCGGAGCTCCGGAGATCCCCGGTTGCAAAGGGCGGGAGCGCTATTTTGGGGGTAACAGCTGCTGTGGTTCCGGCATCTCCAGCCAAGAGATCAAAATTCCCCGGGTCGGAACTCCCCCCCTCTCCCAGCGgtcacccctcccccagccccagtcGCCtggagctggggatggtggtggtgttggAGATTAACTATGAAACCAGAGTGGGGCCTAATTATAACTCGGGGCTTCCGCTGAGCCTCCCcgttgcaaaataataataataatggagatGGAGTCTctgcagaagtgtgtgtgtgtgtgtggggggggggtcctgggaAGGGGCTCTGCTGGGTTCTGTGCTGCGCAGGACCATAGGGGGAGGTCTTGGCCTTTGGCATGGGAGGGGGTGGGCAGCAGGGCTGCCCGCAACCTGCGCAGTTCGGGTTGCACCCCAAACAGGAGGCGTCTTCCCGTGTTCCCCCAGACTTGGGGGCGAACGGGGAAAGGGGTGCCGTAGGGGAGATCCCCGCAGGAACTGGAGCGCAAAGACAGCAGCTGGCCCAGGGAAGGCATCGTCATAAGTATGTATAACGGGAGGAGCGAAGAAGAGTTACGGGGGAGTTGGAGGTGACGGGGTGGAGGGGCTCCAAGGATGTGGGTGCAAGAGGGTGGGGTGTCTTGTTCGGAGATCGCTCGATCGCCCCCGGAGCGCATGGTCCTCCAAGGATGCGAAGTGGCCGCCTTGTAGCGGAGGGTCccgagtggggtgggggaggactcACCTGAGGCAGGCGGCCGAGCCGGGCCGGGTCGGGCCTCGCGGGGAGCTGGAGGCGGCCGACGTTCCCCGGCGCAGGCTGGAGCCGACTCTGACAGCCGCCGCCTCCGGCCCCCCGCACACACCCCTCCGGGGCCGCACGGCGCCCCCGCCCACTGTCTccgcccccgcccctccccgctcCCCTGGGGCTGCCAccgtccctccctctccctcctctccaagCGGAGACCCTGGggacctcccttccctcctctccaagCGGAGACCCGGAGACCccagggaccccccccccaacctcgtCCCCCAGGACGCGCTTCAGTGATGGACGCAGACAGATCGACAGACATGCAGTGACAGACTCGACCCGAAGACCCGCAGCGGACTGGGCAGACACCCACGTGATAGACGGACAAGCAGCCTGGCGAGACAGACACGGCGCACGCAGGCGACAGTCTCCTGTAGTGACAGCTACAGACTTTCAcagggggtggggtggtggggggggtcgAGCGCACTCTGTCAGACCCCTCGGTGGAGAGGCTGGGGAAGTTAGCGCAAAGATCTGAGATAGACTTACAGGCGCGTCTGTGGCCACGACATAGCCAGTGGTGGCACAGGAGGAGTGACAAGGAAAAGTGTGGCCGAGGACCCCCCCAAGTCAGGGTGGCATTCGGAGAAAAGGTGACGTGGGACATTCCTGTGGATGAAGGGCCACCTGTGGCCACAGTGAAGGGAACCTAGGCTCCCTCTCCATAGATCTTTTCTCTAGGAGacccccgggggtgggggggagggacagGTGACACGGGGACAACCCAGAAGGAAAAGCCAGCATAGTGGCACGCGGAAGGCTGCAGGACAAGGCTGCCCTCCGCTGCAGCGATGGAAACTTCCGGAACCCCGGCTGGTGGGCTTGAGCTGACTCCCTTGATGGGTGACCTCGGGTTGTCATCACCAGGGTCCGGCTGGGGCATGACATCATCACGCCAAGCTTTCATTGGTCGCTGAGGCCAGCAGGTGGGAGCGGCCTGGCCTGGGAGCCCCCAGCCTGTGCAGAGGGAGCTGAGTTGCCCAGACGCCCCTGTGCGCCCTGCCTTCCGGGcgcgcggggtgggggtggggcgggggtgtGTGCGGTGGGGTGGGTCGTCTCCTGGAACGGTCCTGTCACTGCGCTCGTGATGACGATGGAAACTGTGCAGCCTTATGCCTGCCCGCGCGAGATCGCCAGATGAAAAGGCCAGTtcctcgccccccccccaccgcgcCCCGCGGGGACGTCTGGCACGGGAGCCTGCGGGCCGCGCTGCGTGGGTGACCTGCTCGTGCTGGCGAGCGCGGGgctgtgcgtgcgtgcgtgcgcgcgtgcgcaGGGATACCGGGCTGTGCGTGGAactgggtgtgcgtgtgtgtgcgcgcgcgtgcgtgcgtgcgtgcgtgtgtgtgtgtgtgtgtgtgtgtgtgtgtgacgcgCGCACGCATGCTCGCTGAGGCCACCGGCGCCCGGGGTACGGAGCTGCCACCGCCCAGGAGCCCAGGGCGCACGGTCGCTGGATCTCGCAGAGTGTGGCGACCGCGTGCTCCAGTGCACAGTAGAATCCCACCTTTGGCTGTTCGGTTTCTGGCTCTCCAAGCTGTGACATCTCTATCTAGCCTTTTGgcctgggaggggaggagaggttgGGACTTGGACCTGAAGGCCCCGACAcctgtgcccatcctctttcaGCTCTCTGGTGCTGCCGCCAGGTGGTGCCAAAGGTTGCCACTTGGGGGTGGAGACCCGAGGCGGGGCTGAGGGCACTGGGAGATGAGCCCCTCTCCTCATCATTTCCTCCCAGGCCTCTGGCTCTGAGCCCTTCGCTCTTCAAGCACCCCAACGGTCACCCCACATTCTCCACTTCAGTTCCCTGCGGAGCAGGCTATGACTGTGGGCAGGGTTAGGGTCAGAGGAAGGACAGCAGGTGTTGTCGAGGGAGAAAAGTGTCCAGAGCTGTTTCTGGAGTCAGAAACACTACCATCGTACCACAAGATCCTTAAGGCTGTTTCTGAACATGTAATTAAAAAGTATtacgtggggggggggagtggttgctggagagatggcatagcggttaagtgcttgcctgtgaagcctaaggacctcggttggaggctcgattccccaggtcccacgttagccagatgcacaagggggcgcaagcatctggagttcgtttgcagtggctggaggccctggcgcgcccattctcttcctgcatctgcctctttctctctctgtctgatgctctcaaacaaatgaataaaaataaacaacaaaaagaaagtattacgggggccgggcgtggtggtgcatgccttaatctcagcactcgggaggcagaggtaggagggtcgcagtgagttcgaggccatcctgagactacatagtgaattccaggtcagtctgggctagagtgagactctacctcgcaaaacaaaccCCCAAATTATTACGGGGTAGAAGCCAAGGTGAGCGAGTGAGAAGAGGCACACATTCAGTCTCAGAGCTCTGTATCACATTCCAAATCAAGACGTGCAGGGCAGGTTATCAAGTAACCTTTGTAATCCCTTCTAGCGAAGACAGGAGAGCCAGGGCCGTTTATCTAGCCTCAAGGTTTATCAGGAACTCAGGACAGTACACAAGTTAGTGAGTGAAAGGGCATGACGAGGCTCTGGGAAAAGTGGGGGCTAACTCAGGCCTTGACCTATTGTGAGGATTAAGGACAGGACACCCGAGGTGAGTTGGGATACTCTTAGGGTGGCCCATGGGTTAAGGCAGATGGCTTTGGCTAAGGGGCAGGGGGTCTAGAGTTCTGCAGGGGCCAGGCTGGAATTAGAGTAAGATCAAAGGGTAGCTCCAGGCTGCTTGCGGGATGTCTTCAACTGGGGCCCACCCTGTGGGACATAACAGGAGGAAGGGGCCAGTTTTGGAGCATTCTTCCCACTCCCTCCCCACTAAAGTAGAGTCgcgctggagcccaggctgacctagaattcactatgtagtctcaggttggcctcgaactcacagcgatcctccttcctctgcctcccagagtgctgggatcaaaggcgtgcgccaccacgcctggcttggagcAGTCTTAAACCAGTGTCAACTCATTTCTCAGGGGCTGTGGGAGCCCAGGCAgcaggagaggaaaagggaagtgGAAaatggagttctctctctctgtttctctctgtctctttcaggtcctcatgcttaggctgcaagagctcttactcactaagccattctctttagtctcttccccactctctcttggttttagcctaggctgacctggaactcactctctaatcccaggctgacctagaactcacagcaatccttctgtctctgcttcctgagtactgggataaaggtgtgtgctgccatgcccagcaataagccctctactcttttttattctttttaatttttttattaacaacttccatgattataaaaaaatatcccatggtaatgccctcccccccaccactttcccctttgtaactccactctccatcatatcccctccccctctcaatcagtctctcttttattttgaagtcatcatcttttcctcctattatgatggtcttgtgtaggtagtgtcaggcactgtgaggtcatggatatccaggccattttatgtctggaggagcacgttgtaaggagtcctacccttcctttggctcttacattctttctgccacctcttccgcaatgggtcctgagctttggaaggtgtgatagagatattgcagtactgagcactcctgtcacttattTCCaggaccatgatgccttctgagtcattccaaggtcactgccatctgaaaagaagattctctaccaaaagtgagagtagcattaacataagggtatgaacattaagagaagtgcttactgggcagtttgataaacatagtatgtacatttagccagacagcagcagatgctaCATCCCTAAGCTCTCCTCTCttattgaggtggggtctcatgcattctaggctggcctccaactcattgtGTGGGTGaaggtgatcttgaacttctgatccttctgcctccacctctggtGCTGGGGttctaggcatgtgccaccacaccaccaCCTGTTTatgtggggatggaacccagggcttcatgcatccTAGGAACCATGCTACCAACTGACCCAATATCCAACCTCTTTCTTTTCCAATAACCATGTTATCAAAAATtcattaagctgggcatgatggtgcatacctttatttttaaaactttatttatttatttatttgagagagagagagaggcagacagagggagagagagaatgggcatgccagggcctccagccactgcaaacgaactccagatgcatgcacccccttgtgcatctggcttacatggattctggggaatggaaccaaggtcctttggctttgcaggcaaatgccttaaccgctaagctatctctccagccggtgcatgcctttaatcccagcacttgtgaggcagagataggaggatcaccaagagtttgaggcctgcctgacactacaatagtgaattccaggtcagcctgagctaaagtgaaactctaccttgaaaacttaaaaaaaaaattcatctatttctaCACATTTGTTTCAAACATCTACATTCCaacccttccccctcctccattCTCAGTGTGGCTGATTCAAGCCCCCAGCTGTTGGTGAGGTTGGGAAAGCAGACCTTATGCCAGTCtatctttctgagcctgttgggggagggggaagaaggctTGCCTCCCAGCCCCCACCTCCCCAGGCAGGGGCAAGCAGAGCCTGGTGGGCCCAGAAAGCATTCTCTGTCCCTTTGTCCTCCACGCTCTCCATTTCCTGTTACAGCTGCCTGGGCTGCTCAGAGATGGGGTAGGGGTCAACtccctttccatctttcttttttatttttttttggcagggcctttttaaattattttttcattaagaaagatggaaaggacctgggagtggtggtgcacgcctttaatctcagcactcaggaggcagaggtaggaggattgccgtgagtttgaggccatcctgagacttcatagtgaattccaggtcagcctgggccagagtgagaccctatctcgaaaaacaaaacaaaacaaaaaatattattggagagagaaaaagatagctacggagacagaatgggcacaccagcaaatgaactgcagacacatgtgccatcttatgcatctggcttacatgagtactagggaattgaacttgggtcctttggctttgcaggtaagcaccttaacctctaagccatctctccagccctctctctttcttttcgtctctttttcctgtattttttattaataaaaaattagccATGACCATATAAAATGGGTGGCTGGGCGTATAGTTCTTCTACaccaaagaaattaagaaaatacttGAGATAATGTTACAATAATTTATAATGGCATTCCTTGATAGAGGCATTTAATTTTAGCAGTTAcatttctcataaatatataaaactaacCCTTAGTGTCATGGATGAAAATCAAAGCTACTGAtgtgccaatatatatatatatatatatatatatatatatatatatatttccaagaCCTTTTTGGTGCTGTTACCTCAAGACATAAAAGATAGAGGAGATGATTTCAGAAAAGAACAATCGGTTGCTAGGATCTTCAGGTTCTTCAAACAGTTTAGAATGCCTATCACCGAGGGCAGATGCCCTCAAGTCACATAACCGGACCATGCCTTTACTGCTGCTATACACGAATGCGTTGCAGCTGTTCGGGTGGCATTCTGCTGCCGTTATCACTTCTGTGACCTCCTCCATGTTGGCTGGCTCGA contains:
- the Ache gene encoding acetylcholinesterase isoform X2, producing the protein MRALWPPLHTPSLASPLLLLLLSLLGGGTGVEGREDPELLVRVRGGQLRGIRLKAPGGLVSAFLGIPFAEPPVGPRRFLPPEPKRPWSGVLDATTFQKVCYQYVDTLYPGFEGTEMWNPNRELSEDCLYLNVWTPYPRPVSPTPVLVWVYGGGFYSGASSLDVYDGRFLAQAEGTVLVSMNYRVGAFGFLTLPGSREAPGNVGLLDQRLALQWVQENVAAFGGDPLAVTLFGESAGAASIGMHLLSPPSRSLFHRVILMSGTPNGPWATVGVGEARRRATLLARLVGCPPGGAGGNDTELVACLRTRPAQDLVDHEWHVLPQESIFRFSFVPVVDGDFLSDTPEALINAGDFQGLQVLVGVVKDEGSYFLVYGAPGFSKDNESLISRAQFLAGVRVGVPQASDLAAEAVVLHYTDWLHPEDPARLRDAMSAVVGDHNVVCPVAQLAGRLAAQGARVYAYVFEHRASTLSWPLWMGVPHGYEIEFIFGLPLDPSLNYTMEERIFAQRLMRYWANFARTGDPNDPRDKSPQWPPYTTGAQQCVSLSLRPLEVRQGLRAQTCAFWNRFLPKLLSATDTLDEAERQWKAEFHRWSSYMVHWKNQFDHYSKQDRCSDL
- the Ache gene encoding acetylcholinesterase isoform X1, translating into MSWPQTRLHPPVLAVMRALWPPLHTPSLASPLLLLLLSLLGGGTGVEGREDPELLVRVRGGQLRGIRLKAPGGLVSAFLGIPFAEPPVGPRRFLPPEPKRPWSGVLDATTFQKVCYQYVDTLYPGFEGTEMWNPNRELSEDCLYLNVWTPYPRPVSPTPVLVWVYGGGFYSGASSLDVYDGRFLAQAEGTVLVSMNYRVGAFGFLTLPGSREAPGNVGLLDQRLALQWVQENVAAFGGDPLAVTLFGESAGAASIGMHLLSPPSRSLFHRVILMSGTPNGPWATVGVGEARRRATLLARLVGCPPGGAGGNDTELVACLRTRPAQDLVDHEWHVLPQESIFRFSFVPVVDGDFLSDTPEALINAGDFQGLQVLVGVVKDEGSYFLVYGAPGFSKDNESLISRAQFLAGVRVGVPQASDLAAEAVVLHYTDWLHPEDPARLRDAMSAVVGDHNVVCPVAQLAGRLAAQGARVYAYVFEHRASTLSWPLWMGVPHGYEIEFIFGLPLDPSLNYTMEERIFAQRLMRYWANFARTGDPNDPRDKSPQWPPYTTGAQQCVSLSLRPLEVRQGLRAQTCAFWNRFLPKLLSATDTLDEAERQWKAEFHRWSSYMVHWKNQFDHYSKQDRCSDL